The DNA window GCTGCGCTCTCCGGGCCGCAGAGAAATCGGTCACGGCCTCCTGGCGGAGCGGTCGCTGAAGGCCATTCTGCCAAAACCGGAGGATTTCCCCTATACCATCCGCATTGTTTCCGATATTCTGGAATCGAACGGCTCTTCTTCCATGGCCTCGGTCTGCGGAGGAACACTCGCCCTGATGGATGCCGGGGTGCCGATCAAATCCCCGGTGGCTGGCATTGCCATGGGACTGGTCAAAGAAGGAGACAGGGTGGCCATCCTGAGTGATATCATCGGCATGGAAGACCACAACGGAGACATGGATTTCAAGGTGGCCGGAACCAGAGAGGGAATAACCGCCTTCCAGATGGATGTAAAAATCAAGGGAATCAGTGAAGAGATCATGGAAAAAGCCCTGGCCCAGGCCAGAGCGGGGCGGCTGTATATCCTCGACCGGATGATCGAAGCCATTTCAAGCCCCCGGGAGAATATCTCAACCTATGCTCCCCGGATATTCTCGATCCAGGTCAAGAGTGACAAGGTCGGCACGGTAATCGGTCCGGGTGGGAAGATGATCCGCAGCATTATCGATCAAACCGGCGTCAAGATTGACATCGAAGATGACGGCAAGATTATCATCGCTTCCAGTGACGAGGCCTCGGCTAAAAAAGCCATTCAGCTTATCCAGAACCTGGTGGAGGAGCCGGAAGTAGGCAAGATCTATCAGGGGAAGGTCAAGCGGATTGTCGATTTCGGTGCCTTTGTGGAAATTATTCCGGGCACGGACGGCCTCCTGCATATCTCCCAGATTTCACAGCAGCGGCTGCGAAGAGTCGAAGATGCACTGAAAGAGGGAGATGAAATCGAGGTTAAAGTCATCGAGATCGACAAGCAGGGCAAAGTCAAGTTGAGCCATAAGGCCCTGCTGGAGAAATCGGAAGAGCACCGGGAGCACGGAGGGTACAGAGAACACCGGGAGCATAGAGAGCACCGGGAGAGAGAAGATCGGACCTACGGGAACCGGCGATGACAGGTGAACCGGTCCGTAAGGTTGTCTTTGAAAACGGCCTGAGGCTGATTACCGAGCACATGCCGTCAGTGCGGTCTATTTCGGTTGGTTTCTGGATTCTGGGCGGATCACAGATAGAGGAAGCTGCAGAAAGCGGAATTACTCACTTTATCGAGCATATGCTCTTTAAAGGGACGCCAACCAGGACCGCCTACGATATTGCCAGGGAAATGGACTCACTGGGCGGGCAGATGGATGCCTTTACCAGCCGGGAGTATACCTGCCTGTTGGCTACGGTATTGGACGAGCACCTGCCCACGGTTATCGATATCCTGACCGATCAACTGAAAAACTCGGTATTCGACGAACAGGAGATGAACCGGGAACGGGATGTGATCCTGGAGGAGATTAAAACAATCGAAGACAGCCCCGATGAGCTGGTCCATGACATCTGCATCCAGAGCCTGTGGCCGGACCAGCCGATTGGCCGGTCCATTATCGGACGTCAGGAAAACGTCGAGGGATTTACCCGGCAAAACCTCCTTGATTATTTCGAGCACAATTTCCTGCCGGAGAACATTATTATTACCGCCGCAGGAAACGTCGATCATGATGCTCTCATGAGGTTGATTCAGAAAGAAAATCTGCCTTCCCCGATCTCCGCCGGGGAAGAGGCGGAGACATCGGGCCGCCCGATGGTCAAACATCAAATCACCTGCATCCGGAAAAAACTGGAACAGGCCCATGTATGCCTGGCCATTGACGGCATCCCGCAAAACCATGACCTGCGCTTTGCAGGCTATCTCATGAATTCCATCCTGGGTGGGGGCATGAGCTCCCGCCTGTTTCAGAAAATCCGGGAGCAGCGGGGGCTGGCTTATTCCGTTTACTCCTCCTGTCACTCCTTCCGGAATGCCGGCCTGTTTTCCATTTATGCCGGAACCCGACCCCAATCCCTGCACGATACCGTGCAGCTCATCCTCGATGAGCTTGTCCTTCTCAAGGAACAGACGGTGACTGAAGAGGAACTGCAACGCGCCAAAAACCAGCTCAAAGGCAGCCTCATGCTGGGGCTTGAGAGTACAGCCAACCGGATGAGCAAACTGGCACGGCAGGAGATATACTTTAACCGGAACTTCTCCCTCGACGAGATCCTGGCAAAAATCGATGGAGTAACCCAAGAAGATATACTTACGCTGGCCAGCCTGCTCTTTTGCAGCCAAAACCTGAGCATGGCTGTGCTGGGAGATGTGACAGAACCGGCATGGCCCCTTGAGGCACTGCGATGTTAGGATAAACACAAAGCAAATACAAATACAAATACAAAGGACACCACAGAGACACAGAGACACAGAGAAAAGCGGATGAGAACAGGTCATTCTGGGACGGCTCCAATTACCAATGACACCACAGAGTAATTAAATGTAGATTTATCATGCTGTGTGTTAAACGACAAACCATATGGAAAAGATAGAAATCAAGATAAAAAAAATGGCAGGCTGTGAGGATATTCCCCTTCCCGCCTACATGAGTGAATTGGCTGCCGGGATGGACGTTTTTGCCGCTGTCGAGGACGCGGTAAAAGTTATGCCGGGAGATTGGATGGCTGTTCCGACCGGGTTTTCCATCGCCATACCTGCGGGGTATGAGGCCCAGATCCGACCA is part of the bacterium genome and encodes:
- a CDS encoding pitrilysin family protein; this translates as MTGEPVRKVVFENGLRLITEHMPSVRSISVGFWILGGSQIEEAAESGITHFIEHMLFKGTPTRTAYDIAREMDSLGGQMDAFTSREYTCLLATVLDEHLPTVIDILTDQLKNSVFDEQEMNRERDVILEEIKTIEDSPDELVHDICIQSLWPDQPIGRSIIGRQENVEGFTRQNLLDYFEHNFLPENIIITAAGNVDHDALMRLIQKENLPSPISAGEEAETSGRPMVKHQITCIRKKLEQAHVCLAIDGIPQNHDLRFAGYLMNSILGGGMSSRLFQKIREQRGLAYSVYSSCHSFRNAGLFSIYAGTRPQSLHDTVQLILDELVLLKEQTVTEEELQRAKNQLKGSLMLGLESTANRMSKLARQEIYFNRNFSLDEILAKIDGVTQEDILTLASLLFCSQNLSMAVLGDVTEPAWPLEALRC